A single window of Pseudophryne corroboree isolate aPseCor3 chromosome 5, aPseCor3.hap2, whole genome shotgun sequence DNA harbors:
- the LOC134929589 gene encoding uncharacterized protein LOC134929589, translating to MKLNVAHFVTVQLNDHTNCGRQQRQTSQPPSPSQSPSPSHSPSPSQSPSPSQSPSASQSTSASQSPSASQSPSASQSPSASQAPSASQAPSASQAHSTFHSPSQPTSPSLSVTPSPPSHTPSPSTSNSPSQPPSPSIGLTFSPPPSPSQSDPPSEITSPIQPPSPIQPPSPIPPPSPIPPPSPIPPPSPIQPPSPIQPPSPPSEWAEEAPDEISGNHHVAEENVAVGDPTSFASILGNMRQHLQALLGLVDQLQTFN from the exons atgaaactgaatgttgcccactttgtgactgtccagctgaatgatcacacaaactgtg gacgacaacaacggcagacctctcagcccccttccccttcccagtccccctccccttctcactccccctccccttcccagtccccctccccttcccagtccccctcagcttcccagtccacctcagcttcccagtccccctcagcttcccagtccccctcagcttcccagtccccctcagcttcccaggccccctcagcttcccaggcaccatcagcttcccaggcccactccactttccactccccttctcagcccacctctccatctctttctgtgaccccttctcctccttcccataccccttctccttcaacttccaactctccttctcagcccccctcaccctctattggcttaactttctctccgcccccctcgccctctcaatcagacccaccctctgaaattacatccccaatccagcctccttcccccatccagcctccttcccccatccctcctccttccccaatccctcctccttccccaatccctcctccttcccccatccagccgccttcccccatccagccgccttccccacccagtgaatgggcagaagaagcccctgatgagATATCTGGGaaccatcatgttgcagaggaaa atgttgccgttggagatccaacATCTTTTGCGTCCATTCTGGGCAACATGAGGCAACATCTAcaggccttgctgggtcttgtTGACCAGCTGCAAACATTTAATTaa